The genome window GTACTATCAGGAATATCTACACCAGGGACATAGCGGTTGATAAAGCGGGCGTTTTTAGCTGATTTCAGTAAAAAAATACCCGCTAAGACGGGTTTACCATAACTAGAAGCGATTTGAGTCATAAATTTGTCTAAACGATCAAAATCCGTGATTAACTGACTTTGGAAAAATTCCACTCCTGCTTCTATTTTTTGCTCAAAACGTTTTTGCAGACTTGACCAGCTTTTGAGTTGTGGATCGATCGCCCCTCCAGGGAATAAGTCGGGGATTCCGTCGGTTAAGGGGTTTTGATTAATATCTAAACCTTGATTAAGATTGTTAATTAGTCGTAGCAGTCTCACGGATTCTAACTCAAAAACTGCTTTAGCTTCTTTGTGGTCTCCTGCTTTGACTGGATCGCCAGTTAGGGCGAGAATGTTATTAACCCCCAATGCTGATGCTCCGAGTAAGTCAGATTCTAGGGCGATGGAGTTGCGATCGCGACAAGTCATCTGACAGATAGGTTCAATTCCCGCTTGTTTTAAGAAAACGCAAGCTACCAGGGAAGACATTCGCATTACAGCACGACTACCGTCGGTTACATTGATGCCATGGACTCGGGACTCTAAGAGTTTAGCCACAGTGAGCATATGAGTTGGATCAGCGCCTTTAGGGGGAGCAATTTCGGCGGTGATGAGAAATTCTTTTTGAGCGATCGCCTGACGAAATTTATTAGACATCTTATAAACTGGGTAAATAACCCAGGGCATTTTTAACTTTGATAAGGGTTTGATTGGCTACTGCACTAGCTTTGATTGCGCCTTCTTTTAAGACATTGTCTAGATAAGTTTTATCTTCTTTGATACTTTGATATTTACTTTGAATTGGTCGCAACGCTTCGATAACCGTCTCGATGAGGAGGGGTTTAAATTGTCCCCACCCGAGATCTTGACATTGGTTAATTACCTCTGTTTTAGATTTTTGCGAAAGTATTCTATATAGTGTCAATAGGTTATCACATTCGGGACGTTCTGGATCATCAAACCAAAGTCCTTTAATAGGATCTGTTTTGGCTTTTTTAATTTTCTTCTCGATTAATTCGGGAGGATCTAATAGGTTAATCCGACTCAAGTCAGAGGGGTCAGATTTTGACATTTTTCTTGTTCCATCGCTAATGCTCATAATTCTTGCTCCCTCTTCACGAATAAGAGGATTAGGCATTTTCAACACTGGTGTATCAGGTGCAGCAAATTTATCGTTAAATCTGACGACGATATCCCGGGTTAATTCTAGGTGTTGTTTTTGATCTTCTCCTACGGGTACTAAATCCGCGTCATAGAGAAGAATATCCGCTGCCATTAATACGGGATAATCTAGTAAACCAACGCTGACGTTTTCTCCCTGTTTAACTGCTTTTTCTTTAAACTGAATCATTCTCTCTAACCAATTCAAAGGAGTAATACAGTTTAACAACCAGGCTAATTCACTATGAGCACTGATATGAGATTGTACAAAAATAGTTGAATATTCTAAAGAAATACCACAAGCTAGATAGAGAGCAGCGATGGTATAGGTATCTTCTGCTAGGGTAGTTGGATCATGGGGTACTGTGATAGCGTGTAAGTCAACTACACAGAAAAAGTTATCATACTGGTCTTGTATTTGTGACCAGTTGCGAATAGCTCCTAAATAGTTACCTAGATGTAAATTTCCTGTTGGTTGTACTCCTGAGAGGACTCTTTTTTTACTCATACTTGTTTGTTTAGTTATTTAGTGCAGAATCAATTTTAGGTTCAACCCGGGGGCCAAGTCATTTGACGTCCACCTAAAATATGTATATGTAGGTGATAAACCGTTTGACCTCCTAAGTCGCCGTTATTAATAACTACGCGATAACCATCACTTAATCCTTGTTCTTGGGCTATTTTGGGGATACACAGTAGTAAGTGACCTAAGAGTGCTTGATCTGTGGGAGTAGCTTCGTCTAGTTTGGTTATAACTTTTTTAGGGATAACGAGAATATGAGTTGGTGCTTGAGGGTTGATGTCTTTAAATGCGATCGCCAACTCGTCTTCATAGACGATGGTAGCGGGTATTTCTCGATTGATAATTTTGGTAAATATTGTCTCTGTCATATAATTACGATTAAGCTACTATCTCCTGTAGTGCTTCGGATTGTTTTAGTTCATCTATGGTACTATTTCCTGTACAAAATAGCACTGTGGTTATTTCAGCGATGAGCAATTGTACTAGTTCTTCGATGGTTTCGCTAGATTCTGCAGCAGCTTTGAGGAAGGGTTGAGCCATTCCTGCTAAATCTGCTCCTAGGGCGATCGCTTTGGCTATTTCTAAACCATTGCGTAAACCTCCCGAAGCGATTAAAGGTATTTCGCTATTAATCTGACGAATTGCCAATAGACAATTAGCCGTTGGTAAACCCCATTCTGCGAAAGTTTCCCCTAAGCGTTGTCTCAGACTATCGGTAGCCCTTTGACTTTCTACTTTTGCCCAAGATGTTCCCCCGGTTCCGGCTACGTCTATAGCGTTAACTCCTGCGTTAATCAGTTTAGTTGCCATTTCTCCTGAAATACCGTTACCTACTTCTTTAACGATTATCGGTACTGAGGTACTCCAGCATAAGTTACTGATTTTGTCAAGTAATCCTTTAAAATTGGTATCACCTTGAGCTTGAATCGATTCTTGTAAAGGGTTTAAATGGAGAATCAGCCCATCAGCTTGCAAGATGTTGACTATTTTGACGCATTCTTCAACGCCATAGTCATAATTAAGCTGTACCGCGCCAATATTAGCGTAAAGAGGGATATCAGGGGCAACTTCCCGCACTGAGAAGGTATTGGCTACCTCTGGTTTTTCAATCAGAATCCTTTGAGAGCCAACCCCCATAGCTAGTTTATATTTTTGCGCAATTTGAGCCAGACGAAAATTAATAGTTTTGGCTTGTTCGGTTCCACCTGTCATAGAAGAAATGAGCAAGGGTGCGCCTAATTCTTTGTTTAAAAATTTAGTTGTTAAGTCGATTTCAGAGCGATTTATTTCTGGTAAACAACAGTGAACAAAGTGATAACGCTCTAGCCCATTGGTTAGATGTCGAAATTGTACATCTTCTTCCAGACAGATGCGCAAGTGATCGGCTTTGCGCGTCTGGGTGTTACTCATAACTTTCGATTTATCTTAAAGATATTCATTTTGTTAGCAATCTTAACATATTTTTGAGCTTGCCTCAAATTGTTTTTTTTGCTACCATAGAAGATCCTTGCTTACTCGATGAGAAAGCCATTCTGTCCACAAGGAGAGTTAATCAATGACCCAAGCTTACGAAATGATGTATATTTTGCGCCCTAATTTATTAGAGGAGCAAATCAATGAAGCTGTGACTAAGTATCGTAATTTGCTCACTGAACATGGTGCAACAGATATTAAAGTCAAGTTTTGGGGAAGACGTCGTCTAGCA of Gloeocapsa sp. DLM2.Bin57 contains these proteins:
- the trpS gene encoding tryptophan--tRNA ligase, translating into MSKKRVLSGVQPTGNLHLGNYLGAIRNWSQIQDQYDNFFCVVDLHAITVPHDPTTLAEDTYTIAALYLACGISLEYSTIFVQSHISAHSELAWLLNCITPLNWLERMIQFKEKAVKQGENVSVGLLDYPVLMAADILLYDADLVPVGEDQKQHLELTRDIVVRFNDKFAAPDTPVLKMPNPLIREEGARIMSISDGTRKMSKSDPSDLSRINLLDPPELIEKKIKKAKTDPIKGLWFDDPERPECDNLLTLYRILSQKSKTEVINQCQDLGWGQFKPLLIETVIEALRPIQSKYQSIKEDKTYLDNVLKEGAIKASAVANQTLIKVKNALGYLPSL
- a CDS encoding histidine triad nucleotide-binding protein, yielding MTETIFTKIINREIPATIVYEDELAIAFKDINPQAPTHILVIPKKVITKLDEATPTDQALLGHLLLCIPKIAQEQGLSDGYRVVINNGDLGGQTVYHLHIHILGGRQMTWPPG
- a CDS encoding type 2 isopentenyl-diphosphate Delta-isomerase — encoded protein: MSNTQTRKADHLRICLEEDVQFRHLTNGLERYHFVHCCLPEINRSEIDLTTKFLNKELGAPLLISSMTGGTEQAKTINFRLAQIAQKYKLAMGVGSQRILIEKPEVANTFSVREVAPDIPLYANIGAVQLNYDYGVEECVKIVNILQADGLILHLNPLQESIQAQGDTNFKGLLDKISNLCWSTSVPIIVKEVGNGISGEMATKLINAGVNAIDVAGTGGTSWAKVESQRATDSLRQRLGETFAEWGLPTANCLLAIRQINSEIPLIASGGLRNGLEIAKAIALGADLAGMAQPFLKAAAESSETIEELVQLLIAEITTVLFCTGNSTIDELKQSEALQEIVA
- a CDS encoding methylenetetrahydrofolate reductase — translated: MSNKFRQAIAQKEFLITAEIAPPKGADPTHMLTVAKLLESRVHGINVTDGSRAVMRMSSLVACVFLKQAGIEPICQMTCRDRNSIALESDLLGASALGVNNILALTGDPVKAGDHKEAKAVFELESVRLLRLINNLNQGLDINQNPLTDGIPDLFPGGAIDPQLKSWSSLQKRFEQKIEAGVEFFQSQLITDFDRLDKFMTQIASSYGKPVLAGIFLLKSAKNARFINRYVPGVDIPDSTIERLEKASDPLWEGIKIAAEQVKMAKDICQGVHLMAVKKEELIPQILDLAGI